A genomic window from Glycine max cultivar Williams 82 chromosome 17, Glycine_max_v4.0, whole genome shotgun sequence includes:
- the LOC100797104 gene encoding uncharacterized protein isoform X2 codes for MAILPSLAVPSTPISRLFQCQPCQFHRCTELYLPHQTYYTRTTSIKVSMADQNEPSEVNMQIGIMREKLKETLPVSVQEFPWKKAEHILLDRLLNLAQETVKWSLVLFFIFSSVSDVVYTFSINRELVIPVGLFVGCLAADFLKEISQELFHKSEEKDLKRHLLGMYCLFVFVKFMSTWFAALPQVFLLHVANGGLMQVLWHLRIFMEDGKNKQETSSSSSLEAS; via the exons ATGGCGATTCTTCCTTCTCTTGCAGTTCCTTCAACTCCCATTTCTCGG CTGTTTCAATGCCAACCCTGTCAATTCCATAGATGCACAGAACTATATCTTCCTCATCAAACATATTATACTCGAACTACATCAATTAAAGTATCAATGGCAGACCAAAATGAGCCGAGTGAGGTTAATATGCAGATTGGGATCATGAGGGAGAAACTTAAAGAAACACTGCCAGTCTCAGTTCAAGAATTTCCTTGGAAAAAAGCTGAGCATATACTCCTAGACAGACTACTTAATCTTGCACAAGAGACAGTGAAGTGGTCTCTTGTTCTGTTTTTCATCTTTAGCTCTGTATCTGACGTTGTATATACATTCTCCATAAACCGTGAACTGGTAATTCCCGTTGGCCTCTTTGTTGGCTGTCTTGCGGCTGATTTCTTGAAGGAGATATCACAAGAATTGTTTCATAAATCTGAG GAAAAGGATTTGAAACGGCATCTTCTGGGCATGTATTGcctttttgtgtttgtcaaatttATGTCCACATGGTTTGCAGCACTACCTCAAGTGTTTCTTTTGCATGTCGCAAACGGGGGACTGATGCAGGTTTTGTGGCATTTGCGAATTTTTATGGAAGATGGAAAGAACAAACAAGAAACTAGTAGCTCCTCTAGTTTGGAGGCTTCATGA
- the LOC100797104 gene encoding uncharacterized protein isoform X1 encodes MAILPSLAVPSTPISRVKLFQCQPCQFHRCTELYLPHQTYYTRTTSIKVSMADQNEPSEVNMQIGIMREKLKETLPVSVQEFPWKKAEHILLDRLLNLAQETVKWSLVLFFIFSSVSDVVYTFSINRELVIPVGLFVGCLAADFLKEISQELFHKSEEKDLKRHLLGMYCLFVFVKFMSTWFAALPQVFLLHVANGGLMQVLWHLRIFMEDGKNKQETSSSSSLEAS; translated from the exons ATGGCGATTCTTCCTTCTCTTGCAGTTCCTTCAACTCCCATTTCTCGG GTAAAGCTGTTTCAATGCCAACCCTGTCAATTCCATAGATGCACAGAACTATATCTTCCTCATCAAACATATTATACTCGAACTACATCAATTAAAGTATCAATGGCAGACCAAAATGAGCCGAGTGAGGTTAATATGCAGATTGGGATCATGAGGGAGAAACTTAAAGAAACACTGCCAGTCTCAGTTCAAGAATTTCCTTGGAAAAAAGCTGAGCATATACTCCTAGACAGACTACTTAATCTTGCACAAGAGACAGTGAAGTGGTCTCTTGTTCTGTTTTTCATCTTTAGCTCTGTATCTGACGTTGTATATACATTCTCCATAAACCGTGAACTGGTAATTCCCGTTGGCCTCTTTGTTGGCTGTCTTGCGGCTGATTTCTTGAAGGAGATATCACAAGAATTGTTTCATAAATCTGAG GAAAAGGATTTGAAACGGCATCTTCTGGGCATGTATTGcctttttgtgtttgtcaaatttATGTCCACATGGTTTGCAGCACTACCTCAAGTGTTTCTTTTGCATGTCGCAAACGGGGGACTGATGCAGGTTTTGTGGCATTTGCGAATTTTTATGGAAGATGGAAAGAACAAACAAGAAACTAGTAGCTCCTCTAGTTTGGAGGCTTCATGA